GAAACAAGCATTTTCAGTGCGGTGACATTGTTAATGAGCAATTATGACACGAATACCATTGCTGCTCATCAATCAGCTATTAATTTCGCTTCCCTTCTGTATATGGTTCCGCTGAGCATTTCAACGGCGCTGACAATATTGGTTGGTTTCGAAGTTGGTGCAGGCAGGCTGAAGGATGCAAAACAATACAGCTGGATGGGTGTTTTCACTGCCATCAGCATTGCTTTTGTGAGCGGCATCATCCTGATGGCTTTCAGAGGTCCGATAGCAGGCATTTATACAAATGATGCTGAGGTGTTAAAGCTGACAGCAAGCTTCCTTATATATGCGATATTCTTCCAGCTTTCAGATGCCATCCAGGCACCTGTTCAAGGAGCATTACGAGGTTATAAGGATGTTAATATTACCTTGATTATGACACTTGTCAGCTATTGGGTGATTGGACTTCCTTGCGGTTATCTGCTTGCCAATTATTCAAGTCTCGGTCCTTTCGGCTATTGGATCGGCTTAATTGCCGGTTTGGCAACAGGTGCTGTTTTTTTAAGCAGCAGACTGTATTCCGTTCAGAAAAAACAGGCCTTGGCACATAAATAAAGGAGGAATCAAGACGATTCCTCCTTTTTTCTTTCACACTATTTATTTTATTGGCTCATTTTTAGCCATCATTTCAATAAATGCATCCACCATTGTGTGCCTCTGCCTTCATGCAAGATGGACAGGGCCTTAGAAACTGGCATCCCCTTTCTGTATGTCCT
This DNA window, taken from Niallia sp. Man26, encodes the following:
- a CDS encoding HD domain-containing phosphohydrolase — encoded protein: MAVADAFDAMTSDRTYRKGMPVSKALSILHEGRGTQWWMHLLK